The Altererythrobacter sp. CAU 1644 genome has a window encoding:
- the thiC gene encoding phosphomethylpyrimidine synthase ThiC, translated as MADINSKLEIGVTTGPIRGSRKVHVGARTGSGVRVAMREIDLEGGEEPVRVYDTSGPYTDPEANIDIQAGLPQLRREWIMARGDVEEYDAREVKPEDNGQLGPDRSGGVPPFPNVHKRVLRAKPGMNVSQMHYARRGIITPEMEYVAERENIGRAKLAQMPEGNSWGAAIPQEITPEFVRDEVARGRAIIPSNINHPETEPMAIGRNFLVKINANIGNSAVASDVANEVDKMVWSIRWGADTVMDLSTGRNIHDTREWIIRNSPVPIGTVPIYQALEKVGGIAEDLTWEIFRDTLIEQAEQGVDYFTIHAGVRLPYVPMTAKRVTGIVSRGGSIMAKWCLAHHKESFLYERFDEITEIMKAYDIAYSLGDGLRPGSIADANDEAQFAELYTLGELTKRAWEQDVQVMIEGPGHVPMHKIKENMDKQLEACGEAPFYTLGPLVTDIAPGYDHITSGIGAAQIGWYGTAMLCYVTPKEHLGLPDRDDVKVGVVTYKLAAHAADLAKGHPAAQVRDDALSKARFEFRWRDQFNLSLDPDTAEQYHDQTLPAEGAKTAHFCSMCGPKFCSMKITQEVRDFAAKQDQESTGFIAASDVAEAEKGMEEMAEKYRDGGDLYVKTED; from the coding sequence ATGGCCGACATCAACAGCAAGCTCGAGATTGGCGTGACCACCGGGCCCATCAGGGGCAGCCGCAAGGTCCACGTCGGCGCGCGCACCGGATCGGGCGTTCGCGTCGCCATGCGCGAGATCGATCTGGAGGGCGGCGAAGAGCCGGTGCGCGTCTACGACACCTCCGGGCCCTACACCGACCCCGAGGCCAATATCGATATCCAGGCGGGCCTGCCGCAGCTGCGCCGCGAGTGGATCATGGCGCGCGGCGATGTCGAGGAATATGACGCGCGCGAGGTAAAGCCCGAGGACAACGGCCAGCTCGGCCCCGACCGCTCGGGCGGCGTCCCGCCGTTCCCCAATGTCCACAAGCGCGTGCTGCGCGCGAAGCCGGGCATGAACGTCAGCCAGATGCACTATGCCCGCCGCGGCATCATCACGCCCGAGATGGAATATGTCGCCGAGCGCGAGAACATCGGCCGCGCGAAGCTCGCCCAAATGCCCGAGGGCAACAGCTGGGGCGCAGCGATCCCGCAGGAAATCACCCCTGAGTTCGTCCGTGACGAGGTTGCGCGCGGCCGGGCGATCATCCCCTCCAACATCAACCACCCCGAGACGGAGCCCATGGCGATCGGGCGCAACTTCCTCGTCAAGATCAACGCCAATATCGGCAACTCCGCCGTGGCCAGCGACGTTGCGAACGAGGTCGACAAGATGGTCTGGTCGATCCGCTGGGGCGCCGACACGGTGATGGACCTCTCGACCGGCCGCAACATCCACGACACGCGCGAATGGATCATCCGCAACTCGCCCGTCCCCATCGGCACCGTGCCGATCTACCAGGCGCTGGAAAAGGTCGGCGGCATTGCCGAGGACCTGACCTGGGAGATCTTCCGCGACACGCTGATCGAGCAGGCCGAACAGGGCGTCGACTATTTCACCATCCACGCCGGCGTGCGCCTGCCCTATGTCCCGATGACCGCCAAGCGCGTCACCGGCATCGTCAGCCGCGGCGGCTCGATCATGGCGAAATGGTGCCTCGCGCATCACAAGGAGAGCTTCCTCTACGAGCGCTTCGACGAGATCACCGAGATCATGAAGGCCTATGACATCGCCTATTCGCTGGGCGACGGCCTGCGCCCCGGCAGTATCGCCGACGCCAATGACGAAGCCCAGTTCGCCGAGCTCTACACGCTGGGTGAGCTGACCAAGCGCGCCTGGGAGCAGGACGTGCAGGTGATGATCGAAGGCCCCGGCCACGTGCCGATGCACAAGATCAAGGAGAACATGGACAAGCAGCTCGAGGCCTGCGGCGAGGCGCCCTTCTACACGCTCGGCCCGCTCGTGACCGACATCGCGCCGGGATACGACCACATCACCAGCGGCATCGGCGCGGCGCAGATCGGCTGGTACGGCACCGCCATGCTCTGCTACGTCACGCCCAAGGAACACCTCGGCCTGCCCGACCGCGACGACGTGAAAGTGGGCGTGGTGACCTACAAGCTCGCCGCCCACGCCGCCGACCTCGCCAAGGGCCACCCCGCCGCGCAGGTCCGCGACGATGCGCTGTCAAAGGCGCGCTTCGAATTCCGCTGGCGCGACCAGTTCAACCTCTCGCTCGACCCCGACACGGCCGAGCAATACCACGACCAGACCCTCCCCGCAGAAGGCGCCAAGACCGCGCATTTCTGCAGCATGTGCGGGCCCAAGTTCTGCTCGATGAAGATCACGCAGGAAGTGCGCGACTTCGCTGCGAAGCAGGACCAGGAATCGACCGGCTTCATCGCTGCATCGGACGTGGCCGAGGCAGAGAAGGGCATGGAGGAGATGGCCGAGAAGTACCGCGACGGCGGCGACTTGTACGTGAAGACGGAGGACTAG